A genomic window from Megalobrama amblycephala isolate DHTTF-2021 linkage group LG2, ASM1881202v1, whole genome shotgun sequence includes:
- the LOC125256154 gene encoding E3 SUMO-protein ligase ZBED1-like isoform X2 → MDKLRSAPSHLKSDVWQHFGFSEDTEGVVDKSHTVCKVCSAKFKYFGNTTNMKKHITRFHSELEKQHSLPITNTPGYIQRTLDQVAKLPPSSEKAKRITRSVAGFIAKDLRPYSVVENQGFRTMLQVLEPRYTLPLRRYFSETAVPALYSECKDHILESLSNTDRVAITCDAWTSITTESYVTITAHYITDEWKLAACVLQTRAMSESHTGANIAELLHNVSDEWKIRNKDLVLVSDNASNMAVAAQLGKFSHVRCYAHTLNLASQRALKLPSVSRLLGRVRRIATFFHRSTIANHQLKEKQKQLNLPSHKLKSDVITRWNSAYEMLERFLEQQPAVCAALLSQEVRKGAAEIFTLTESDISCSEDVITALKPMKDATLLMSEESSPTACLIAPLHAKLIQDMKENTEEKSVMIREIKRVICEDLSKRYTTDQETRLNKCASLNPCFKALPFLSKEKREETYKTLITEASSLQEEVPDNLEDSTVKEANISVSPQPEVTELQDDCPTTSKGRASSLLHNLLGQTFSDASDTPYHQSPSALVEEEMTRYCSTPPLPLTEDPLNWWHVNKVSFPVLSKMAKRYLCIPATSVSAERVFSTAGDIVTAQRSTLTSEHGDQLLFLHKNLVL, encoded by the exons atggacaaactacGATCTGCACCATCTCATTTAAAATCGGATGTGTGGCAACATTTTGGATTTTCTGAAGACACCGAAGGTGTCGTTGATAAAAGCCATACTGTGTGCAAAGTCTGTAGCGCCAAATTCAAATATTTCGGCAACACGACTAACATGAAGAAACATATTACGCGGTTCCACTCAGAGCTGGAGAAACAGCATTCTCTTCCAATCACGAACACTCCCGGTTACATTCAAAGGACCCTGGATCAAGTAGCAAAGCTTCCACCGAGTTCTGAAAAGGCAAAACGAATTACCCGATCAGTGGCGGGTTTTATTGCCAAAGATCTGCGCCCGTACTCCGTTGTGGAAAACCAAGGATTTCGCACGATGTTACAGGTACTTGAGCCACGATACACTTTGCCCTTGCGTCGTTATTTTAGTGAGACGGCTGTCCCCGCACTCTACAGTGAGTGTAAAGATCACATCTTAGAATCCCTAAGTAATACGGACAGAGTGGCAATAACATGCGATGCATGGACATCAATTACAACAGAATCGTATGTCACTATTACGGCACACTACATTACAGATGAGTGGAAGCTTGCAGCTTGTGTTCTGCAAACGCGTGCTATGAGCGAAAGTCACACAGGGGCGAATATTGCTGAACTACTGCACAATGTTTCAGACGAATGGAAAATTCGGAACAAAGACTTGGTTTTGGTGAGTGACAATGCCTCTAACATGGCTGTTGCAGCACAGCTCGGCAAGTTTTCACATGTTAGATGTTATGCGCACACACTGAATTTGGCTTCCCAACGAGCGCTGAAGTTGCCGTCTGTGTCAAGGTTGTTAGGGAGAGTGAGGCGGATCGCGACTTTTTTCCACCGCAGCACAATTGCAAACCATCAGTTGAAGGAGAAGCAAAAACAACTAAATCTTCCGTCTCACAAACTGAAATCAGACGTCATCACTAGATGGAACAGCGCATACGAGATGCTTGAAAGATTTCTTGAACAACAGCCGGCTGTCTGTGCTGCGTTACTATCACAGGAGGTGAGAAAAGGAGCGGCTGAAATCTTCACTCTCACGGAATCCGATATTTCATGCAGTGAGGATGTGATAACTGCTCTTAAGCCTATGAAAGATGCCACACTTCTGATGTCAGAGGAGAGCAGCCCCACTGCGTGTTTAATTGCCCCATTGCATGCTAAACTGATCCAGGACATGAAAGAAAACACTGAGGAAAAATCAGTGATGATCAGGGAGATAAAGAGGGTCATATGTGAGGACCTCAGCAAAAGGTACACCACTGACCAGGAGACTAGACTTAACAAATGTGCTTCTCTCAACCCATGCTTTAAGGCACTGCCTTTTCTTTCCAAAGAAAAGAGAGAGGAAACTTACAAAACACTGATCACTGAAGCTTCATCATTACAAGAG GAAGTGCCTGACAATCTAGAAGACAGCACTGTGAAAGAAGCCAACATCTCAGTGAGCCCACAGCCTGAAGTCACAGAGTTGCAGGATGACTGTCCTACTACTTCAAAAGGAAGAGCTTCATCTCTGCTTCACAATCTGCTGGGGCAGACCTTCTCTGATGCTTCAGATACACCATATCATCAGTCACCCTCTGCCTTGGTTGAAGAGGAGATGACCAGGTATTGCAGTACCCCACCACTCCCTCTAACAGAGGACCCCCTCAACTGGTGGCATGTCAACAAGGTGTCATTTCCTGTGCTCTCCAAAATGGCAAAGAGATATTTATGCATTCCAGCAACCAGTGTGTCTGCAGAGAGGGTCTTCTCCACTGCAGGTGATATTGTGACAGCACAGCGAAGCACACTTACTTCTGAACATGGGGACCAACTGCTGTTCCTACACAAAAACTtagtattatag
- the LOC125256154 gene encoding E3 SUMO-protein ligase ZBED1-like isoform X1, whose amino-acid sequence MDKLRSAPSHLKSDVWQHFGFSEDTEGVVDKSHTVCKVCSAKFKYFGNTTNMKKHITRFHSELEKQHSLPITNTPGYIQRTLDQVAKLPPSSEKAKRITRSVAGFIAKDLRPYSVVENQGFRTMLQVLEPRYTLPLRRYFSETAVPALYSECKDHILESLSNTDRVAITCDAWTSITTESYVTITAHYITDEWKLAACVLQTRAMSESHTGANIAELLHNVSDEWKIRNKDLVLVSDNASNMAVAAQLGKFSHVRCYAHTLNLASQRALKLPSVSRLLGRVRRIATFFHRSTIANHQLKEKQKQLNLPSHKLKSDVITRWNSAYEMLERFLEQQPAVCAALLSQEVRKGAAEIFTLTESDISCSEDVITALKPMKDATLLMSEESSPTACLIAPLHAKLIQDMKENTEEKSVMIREIKRVICEDLSKRYTTDQETRLNKCASLNPCFKALPFLSKEKREETYKTLITEASSLQEQEVPDNLEDSTVKEANISVSPQPEVTELQDDCPTTSKGRASSLLHNLLGQTFSDASDTPYHQSPSALVEEEMTRYCSTPPLPLTEDPLNWWHVNKVSFPVLSKMAKRYLCIPATSVSAERVFSTAGDIVTAQRSTLTSEHGDQLLFLHKNLVL is encoded by the exons atggacaaactacGATCTGCACCATCTCATTTAAAATCGGATGTGTGGCAACATTTTGGATTTTCTGAAGACACCGAAGGTGTCGTTGATAAAAGCCATACTGTGTGCAAAGTCTGTAGCGCCAAATTCAAATATTTCGGCAACACGACTAACATGAAGAAACATATTACGCGGTTCCACTCAGAGCTGGAGAAACAGCATTCTCTTCCAATCACGAACACTCCCGGTTACATTCAAAGGACCCTGGATCAAGTAGCAAAGCTTCCACCGAGTTCTGAAAAGGCAAAACGAATTACCCGATCAGTGGCGGGTTTTATTGCCAAAGATCTGCGCCCGTACTCCGTTGTGGAAAACCAAGGATTTCGCACGATGTTACAGGTACTTGAGCCACGATACACTTTGCCCTTGCGTCGTTATTTTAGTGAGACGGCTGTCCCCGCACTCTACAGTGAGTGTAAAGATCACATCTTAGAATCCCTAAGTAATACGGACAGAGTGGCAATAACATGCGATGCATGGACATCAATTACAACAGAATCGTATGTCACTATTACGGCACACTACATTACAGATGAGTGGAAGCTTGCAGCTTGTGTTCTGCAAACGCGTGCTATGAGCGAAAGTCACACAGGGGCGAATATTGCTGAACTACTGCACAATGTTTCAGACGAATGGAAAATTCGGAACAAAGACTTGGTTTTGGTGAGTGACAATGCCTCTAACATGGCTGTTGCAGCACAGCTCGGCAAGTTTTCACATGTTAGATGTTATGCGCACACACTGAATTTGGCTTCCCAACGAGCGCTGAAGTTGCCGTCTGTGTCAAGGTTGTTAGGGAGAGTGAGGCGGATCGCGACTTTTTTCCACCGCAGCACAATTGCAAACCATCAGTTGAAGGAGAAGCAAAAACAACTAAATCTTCCGTCTCACAAACTGAAATCAGACGTCATCACTAGATGGAACAGCGCATACGAGATGCTTGAAAGATTTCTTGAACAACAGCCGGCTGTCTGTGCTGCGTTACTATCACAGGAGGTGAGAAAAGGAGCGGCTGAAATCTTCACTCTCACGGAATCCGATATTTCATGCAGTGAGGATGTGATAACTGCTCTTAAGCCTATGAAAGATGCCACACTTCTGATGTCAGAGGAGAGCAGCCCCACTGCGTGTTTAATTGCCCCATTGCATGCTAAACTGATCCAGGACATGAAAGAAAACACTGAGGAAAAATCAGTGATGATCAGGGAGATAAAGAGGGTCATATGTGAGGACCTCAGCAAAAGGTACACCACTGACCAGGAGACTAGACTTAACAAATGTGCTTCTCTCAACCCATGCTTTAAGGCACTGCCTTTTCTTTCCAAAGAAAAGAGAGAGGAAACTTACAAAACACTGATCACTGAAGCTTCATCATTACAAGAG CAGGAAGTGCCTGACAATCTAGAAGACAGCACTGTGAAAGAAGCCAACATCTCAGTGAGCCCACAGCCTGAAGTCACAGAGTTGCAGGATGACTGTCCTACTACTTCAAAAGGAAGAGCTTCATCTCTGCTTCACAATCTGCTGGGGCAGACCTTCTCTGATGCTTCAGATACACCATATCATCAGTCACCCTCTGCCTTGGTTGAAGAGGAGATGACCAGGTATTGCAGTACCCCACCACTCCCTCTAACAGAGGACCCCCTCAACTGGTGGCATGTCAACAAGGTGTCATTTCCTGTGCTCTCCAAAATGGCAAAGAGATATTTATGCATTCCAGCAACCAGTGTGTCTGCAGAGAGGGTCTTCTCCACTGCAGGTGATATTGTGACAGCACAGCGAAGCACACTTACTTCTGAACATGGGGACCAACTGCTGTTCCTACACAAAAACTtagtattatag